CGTCGTCATTGCAATCGGGGGCGGCTGCCCCATCTACCCACGATGGAACCATTTCACGGCACGACCATCCTCAGCGTGCGGCGCAAGACCCCCGACGGCCGCTGGCAAGTGGCGCTGGGCGGTGACGGCCAGGTGACCCTGGGCAACGTCGTCGTCAAGGGCACGGCCCGCAAGGTGCGCAAGCTCTATCACGACAAGGTGCTGGCCGGCTTTGCCGGCGCCACCGCCGATGCCTTCACGCTGTTCGAGCGCTTCGAGGCCAAGCTGGAAAAGCACCAGGGCCACCTGGTGCGTGCCGCCATCGAGCTGACCAAGGACTGGCGCACCGACCGCGTGCTGCGCCGGCTGGAGGCCATGCTGGCGGTGGCCGACCGCGACGCCTCGCTGATCATCACCGGCAACGGCGACGTGCTCGAGCCCGAGCACGGCATCGTCGCCATCGGCTCGGGCGGCTCCTATGCCCAGGCCGCGGCGCGCGCCTTGCTGGAAAACAGCGAGCTCGGCGCAACCGACATCGTCAAGAAGTCGCTGGAGATCGCCGGAGAGCTGTGCATCTACACCAACATGAACCACACGATCGAGGTGCTCGAGTGAGCTCCATGACCCCCCAGGAGATCGTCTCCGAGCTCGACCGCCACATCGTCGGCCAGGCCGACGCCAAGCGCGCCGTGGCGATCGCGTTGCGCAACCGCTGGCGCCGCCAGCAGGTCGACGAGAAGCTGCGCCCGGAGATCACGCCCAAGAACATCCTGATGATCGGCCCCACCGGCGTCGGCAAGACGGAGATCGCCCGGCGGCTGGCCAAGCTGGCCGACGCGCCCTTCATCAAGGTCGAGGCGACCAAGTTCACCGAGGTCGGCTACGTCGGCAAGGACGTCGATTCGATCGTGCGCGACCTCGCCGAGATGGCCGTCAAGCAGACCCGGGTGGCCGAGATGCGCAAGGTCCGCACCCGTGCCGAGGACGCCGCCGAGGAGCGCGTGCTGGACGTGCTGATGCCCGGCGTGGGCGCCGACAGCGCGGCGCGCCAGTCGTTCCGCAAGAAGCTGCGCGAAGGGCAGCTGGACGACAAGGAGATCGAGATCGACGTCGCCGAGGCGCGCCCGCAGCTGGAGATCATGGGCCCGGCCGGCATGGAGGAGATGACCGAGCAGTTGCGCGGCATGTTCAGCCAGTTCGGCGGCCAGCGGCGCAAGACCCGCAAGCTCAAGATCGCCGAGGCCATGAAGCTGCTGACGGACGAGGAAGCGGCCAAGCTGGTCAACGAGGACGAGATCAAGGCCCAGGCCATCCACAACGCCGAGCAGAACGGCATCGTCTTCATCGACGAGATCGACAAGGTCGCCTCGCGCAGCGAGACCTCCGGCGCCGACGTCTCGCGCCAGGGCGTGCAGCGCGACCTGCTGCCGCTGGTGGAGGGCACGACGGTGTCGACCAAGTACGGGCCGGTGCGCACCGACCACATCCTGTTCATCGCCAGCGGCGCCTTTCACCTGGCCAAGCCGAGTGACCTGATCCCGGAGCTGCAGGGCCGGCTGCCGATCCGGGTGGAACTGCAGTCGCTGTCGGTGCAGGATTTCGAGGCGATCCTGACCAGCACCCATGCCTCGCTGGTCAAGCAGTACCAGGCGCTGCTGGCCACCGAGAACGTCAGCCTGGCGTTCACGCCCGAGGGCATCACGCGGCTGGCGCACATCGCCTACGAGGTCAACGAGCGCACCGAGAACATCGGGGCGCGGCGGCTGTCCACGGTGATGGAGCGGCTGCTGGACGAAGTCAGCTTCGAGGCGGCCCGGCTGGACGGCCAGACGGTCACGATCGATGCCGCCTATGTCGATGCCCGCCTGGCCGCGCTCAGCCGAAACGAGGATCTTTCGCGCTACATCCTTTGACAAATGGCGCCGAGCTTCATGTTCCACATGCAGAGGCTCAGCTAAGTCGTTCATTTAGAACGAGTTTGCCCTCGGTTGAGCTTGCACTTGCGACGCTAAGTCGTTGATTTACAAGCGAAATTCGCGCCACCGGCGCTTGCGGGCGGAGCTTTTCCTGCTACAGTGCAAAAATGTGCAATTAAGTGGTGAAAGGTGCCTTCGCACCCCACTTGGGCACTCCCACAGGCAGGCTCAGCGGTGTTCCAGGGCGCGTCGTCCGTCAGTCTCGATGCCAAGGGTCGGCTGTCCGTGCCGACCCGGCACCGCGACGTGCTGGCCGCCACCGCTGCCAACCATCTCACGATCACGCGGCATCCGCACGGCTGCCTGATGATCTTTCCCCGCCCCGAGTGGGAAAAATTTCGAGACCGTATCGCTGCGTTACCGATGGACGCGCAGTGGTGGAAGAGAATCTTTCTGGGCAACGCGATGGACGTCGAGCTCGACGCTACCGGGCGCGTCCTCGTCTCGCCGGAGCTGCGCGCCGCCGCCGGCATCACGCGCGACACCATGCTGCTGGGCATGGGCAACCACTTCGAGCTCTGGGACAAGGCCACCTACGAGGCCAAGGAGGCCGAGGCCATGCGCGGCCAGATGCCCGACGTGTTCAAGGATTTCTCTTTTTAGCGGCGCGGCGGTGGACACCCAATGGCAACACACCACCGTCCTGTTGAACGAAGCGGTCGACGCGCTCCTCACCAGGCCGGATGCGAGCTACGTCGACGCGACGTTCGGCCGTGGCGGGCATTCGCGCGCCATCCTGCAGCGGCTCGGCCCGCAAGGCCGGCTGGTCGCGTTCGACAAGGACCCGGAGGCGATCGACGCCGCCGCGCAGATCGCCGATGCGCGCTTTTCGATCCGCCACCAGGGTTTCCGCTCGCTCGGCGAGCTGGGCCCGGCCAGCGTGGCCGGCGTGCTGCTGGACCTGGGGATCAGCTCGCCCCAGATCGACAACCCCGCCCGGGGTTTTTCCTTTCGTGCCGACGGGCCGCTGGACATGCGCATGGACACCACGCGCGGCCAGAGCGTGGCGCAGTGGCTTGCAACGGCCGAGACCGGCCGCATCGCGGAGGTGATTCGTGATTACGGCGAAGAACGGTTTGCTGTTCCGATTGCAAAGGCGATTGCAGCTCGCCGACAGGAACGGGGCCCTGTTGCAACCACCGCCGAACTGGCCGAGCTCGTGGCTCGCACGGTCAAAACCCGCGAGCCGGGCCAGGACCCTGCAACGCGCACATTTCAGGCTCTTCGGATTTTCATCAACGCCGAGCTTGAAGAGCTGCAGGAAGCGCTAGGGGCCGCCTTGGACATCCTGCAACCCGGCGGCCGGCTCGTGGCGATCAGCTTCCACTCGCTGGAGGACCGGATCGTCAAGCAGTTCATCGCGCGCCATTCGCGCGAGGTGTTCGACCGCCGCGCCCCCTTCGCCGCGCCCCAGCCGACGAAGCTGCGGGCGCTTGCGCGCGTGAGGCCGTCGGCGGGGGAAGTGGCAGGCAACCCGCGCGCGCGCAGCGCCATCATGCGGGTGGCCGAGAGGACGGCGGCATGACCCGGCTCAACCTGGTCCTGCTGCTGGCCGTGCTGCTCAGCGCCATGTACCTGGTGCAGGTGCAGTACGAGTCGCGCCGCCTGTACGCCGAGATCGAGAAGGCGCAGGCCGAGGCGCGCAAGCTGGAGGTCGAGCACGAGCGCCTGAAGGTGGACAAGCGCGCGCAGGCCACCCCGCTGCGGGTCGAAAGGCTGGCCCGGGACCAGCTCCAGATGCGCCCGGCCGGCCCGGCCATCACGCAGTACGTCAGCGCCGCGGCGCATGCCCCCCTTCCGGTCTTCCCGCAAGCGGGCAGCGAGGAGCGGCCATGACGCGCAGCGTGCTCTACACCTCCAGCCCGCTGCTGGCCAGCAAGACCCCGGTCTGGCGCAGCAAGTTCATGGTCGCCGGGCTGGCGCTGGGCTTTGCCACGCTGGCCGGCCGCGCGGCCTGGGTCCAGGTGTTCGGCAACGACTTCTTCCAGCGCCAGGGCGAGGTGCGCTTCGCCCGCACGCTGGAGCTGCCGGCCAACCGCGGCCGCATCCTCGACCGCAACGGACTGCTACTGGCCACCAGCGTGCCGTCGCCCAGCATCTGGGCCATTCCCGAGGACGTGGAGGCCGACAAGGGCCAGCTGGCGCAACTGGCGCGGCTGCTGGAGATGAGCCCGGCCGAGCTGGCGCGCAAGCTGCAGGACGAGGACAAGACCTTCGTCTGGCTCAAGCGGCAGGTCGACGAGCCGGTGGCGCAGAAGATCGCCGGGCTGGGCCTCAAGGGCATCTACCAGCGCATGGAATACAAGCGCCGCTACCCGGAAGGGGAGGCGGCTGCGCACGTGGTGGGCTTCACCAACGTGGAGGACCACGGCCAGGAGGGCGTGGAGCTGGCCTTCAACCGCGAGCTGGCCGGCAAGCCCGGCTCGCGCCGCGTGATCAAGGACCGCCTGGGGCGCATCGTCGAGGACGTGGTGCAGCAGGTGCCGCCGGTGGACGGGCGCGACCTGCAGCTGTCGATCGACAGCAAGGTGCAGTTCTTCGCCTGGCAGAAGCTGCGCGACGCGGTGACCGAGCACAAGGCCAAGGCCGGCAGCGTGGTGGTGCTGGATGCGCAGAGCGGCGAGGTGCTGGCGCTGGCCAACTACCCGAGCTACTCGCCGGCCCGGCGCCAGAACCTCAGCGGCGCGCAGCTGCGCAACCGCGCGCTGACCGACACCTTCGAGCCCGGCTCCACCATGAAGCCCTTCATCGCGGCGCTGGCGCTGCAAAAGGGGCTGGTGCGGCCCGACACGGTGATCCAGATCGCACCCGGCCGCATGAACATCGGCGGCTCCACCATCCGCGACTCCCATCCTCACGCCGAGCTGACGGTGGAACAGGTGATCCAGAAGTCGAGCAACGTCGGCACGGTGAAGATGGCCATGCAGATGTCGCCGCGCGACATGTGGGAGCTCTACACCGAGGCCGGTTTCGGCCAGAAGCCGCAGGTGCCCTTTCCCGGCGCGGTGAGCGGCCGCCTGCGTCCGCCCAAGACCTGGCGGCCGATCGAGCAGGCCACCATGAGCTACGGCTACGGCCTGTCGGCCAGCCTGTTCCAGCTCGCCCGCGCCTACACCGTGTTCGCGCGCGACGGCGAGCTGGTCCCGGTGACGCTGCTCAAGGCCGATGCGCCCGCGGCCGGCGTGCGCGTGATCGAGGCGCGGCACGCGCGCGCCGTGCGCCACATGCTGCACATGACCACCGGGCCCGGCGGCACCGCGCAGAAGGCGCAGACGGTCGGCTATTCGGTGGGCGGCAAGACCGGCACCGCGCACAAGCAGGAAGGCCGCGGCTACGCCGACAAGAAGTACCGCGGCTTCTTCGTCGGCCTGGCGCCGATCGAGCAGCCGCGCATCGTGGTCGCGGTGATGATCGACGAGCCCAGCGCCGGCAAGTACTTCGGCGGCGAAGTGGCGGCGCCGGTGTTCAGCGCCACCGTGCAGCAGACGCTGCGCCTGCTGGGCGTTCAGCCCGACATGAACGTCAAGCCGCTGGTGGTGGTGGACGCCGTGGAGGAGTCGTTCTGATGCTGCAACTGCGCACTCCCGCCGAAGCGGCGCGCTGGCTGCGCGGCCGCGTGCGCGGCCAGCTGCACGGCGACAGCCGGCGGGTTGGGCCGGGTGACGGCTTCATCGCCTGGCCCGGCGCCGCCACCGATGGCCGCCGGCATGTGCCCGCCGCGCTGGCGCAGGGCGCCGTCGCCTGCCTGGTCGAGCGCGAGGGCGTGGAGCCGTTCGCCTTCCGCGACGAAGCCATCGCCGGCTACGCGCAGCTCAAGGCGGCGACCGGGCCGATCGCGGCCGAGTACTACGACCATCCGAGCGCGCAGCTGCAGGTGCTGGCGGTGACCGGAACCAACGGCAAGACCTCCACCACCTGGTGGCTGGCGCAGGCGCTGTCGCGCCTGGCCGGCGACCCCTGGCCCTGCGCCGTGATCGGCACGCTGGGCAGCGGCCGGCCGCCGCAGCTGGAGTCCAGCGGCTTGACCACGCCCGACCCGGTGCTGCTGCAGGCGGCCTTCCGGCGTTTCGCCGACCAGGGCCTCAAGGCCTGCGCGATCGAGGCGTCGTCCATCGGCCTGCAGGAACGCCGCCTCGACGGCACCCGGGTGGCGGTGGCGGTGTTCACCAACTTCAGCCAGGACCACCTCGACTACCACGGCAGCATGGCGGCCTACTGGACCGCCAAGGAGCAGCTGTTCCGCTGGCCGGGCCTGCGCGCCACCGTGGTCAACGTCGACGACGGCAAGGGGGCCGCGCTGGCCGACGAACTGCAGGGCAGCGGCCTGGACCTGTGGACGGTCTCGGCCGAGCGCGAAGCCCGCCTGCAGGCCGTGGACATCGGCTACTCCGCCGGCGGCCTGCATTTCGAGGTAACCGAGGGTGGCGAGCGGCACGCGCTCGCCACCGCACTGGTCGGGCAGTACAACGTCGCCAACCTGCTGGGCGTGATCGGCGCCATGCGCGCGCTGGGCGTGTCGCTGGCCGAAGCCGTGCGCGCCTGCGAAGGCCTGGCGCCGGTGCCGGGCCGCATGGAGCGCCTGCAGCAACCCGGCCAGCCGCTGGTGGCGGTGGACTATGCGCACACGCCCGACGCGCTGGACCAGGCGCTGCTGGCGCTGCGCCCGCTGGCCGTGCAGCGCGGCGGCCAGCTGTGGTGCGTGTTCGGCTGCGGCGGCGAGCGCGACGCCACCAAGCGGCCGCTGATGGCCGCGGTGGCCGAGAAGAACGCCGACCGGGTGGTGGTCACCAGCGACAACCCGCGCAGCGAGAAGCCCGAGGCCATCATCAGCCAGATCCTGCTGGGGCTGTCGCACCACGACAGCGTGGAGGTGCAGGCCGACCGCGGGCGGGCGATCGCCGAGACGATCGCGGCCGCCGCGCCGCAGGACGTGATCCTGCTGGCCGGCAAGGGCCACGAGGACTACCAGGAGGTCGCCGGCGTGCGGCACCCGTTCGACGACCGCGAGCACGCGAAGGCGGCCTTGCAGGGGAGGCCGGCATGACGATGGCCACGCTGCAGCAGGTCGCCCAATGGACCGGAGGTCGCCTCGAGGGCGATGGCGCGCTCGCGTTCGCGCGCGTGCATTCGGACACCCGCACGCTGCAGGCCGGCGACCTGTTCGTCGCGCTGCGCGGCGAGCGCTTCGATGCCAATGACCTGCTGGCGCAGGCCAGCGCCAGCGGTGCGGTGGCGGCGCTGGCGCACCCCGGCCGGCTGCCTACCGGCCTGCCGGGCGTGGAAGTCGAGGACACCCGCCTCGCCCTCGGCCGGCTGGCGCACGGCTGGCGGCTGCAGTACAAGCTGCCGCTGGTCGCAATCACCGGCAGCAACGGCAAGACCACGGTGACGCAGATGATCGCGTCGATCCTGCGTGCCTGGCAGCCGGACCACCATCTGGCCACCCAGGGCAACCTGAACAACGACATCGGCCTGCCGCTGACGCTGCTGCGCCTGCGGCCGGAGCACCGCGTCGGCGTGGTGGAGCTGGGCATGAACCACCCCGGCGAGATCGCCTACCTCGCCGACATCGCCCGCCCGACTGTGGCCCTGGTCAACAACGCCCAGCGCGAACACCAGGAGTTCATGGCCACGGTGGAGGCGGTGGCGCGCGAGAACGGCGCCGTGTTCGCCTCGCTCGACCGCAGCGGCGTGGCGGTGTTCCCGGCCGGCGACGCCTACACCCCGCTGTGGCAGGAACTGGCGCAGGGCCGCGCCTGCCTCACCTTCGGCGATGCCGGCAGCGGCGCCGACCTGGTGCTGGCCGACGCGCAATGGCAGCAGGGCCGCTGGTCCGCCCGGGCCGCCACCCCGGCCGGCGCGCTCGACTTCACGCTGGCGATCGCCGGCCGCCACAATCTGCGCAATGCGCTGGCGGCAGCGGCCTGCGCACTGGCCGCCGGCGCGCCGCCGGCCGCCATCGCCCAGGGGCTGGCCGCCTTCGAGCCGGTGAAGGGCCGGTCGCGCGCGTTCGCGGTGGTGCTGGGCGGCCGCACGCTCACGCTGATCGACGACAGCTACAACGCCAACCCGGATTCGGTGCGCGCCGCCATCGACGTGCTGGCCGAACTGCCCGGCCCGCGCCTGCTGGTGCTGGGCGACATGGGCGAGGTCGGCGACCAGGGGCCGCAGTTCCATGCCGAGGTCGGCCAGTACGCGCGCGAGCGCGGCATCGAGCGGCTGTTCACGCTGGGCGAGCAGGCGCGCGCCATGGCCGGCGAGCACTTCGACGGCATCGATGCGCTGAACGCCGCGGTGCTCGCGCAATTGCCCGCCACGGCCAGCCTGCTGGTCAAGGGTTCGCGCTTCATGAAGATGGAACGGGTCGTGCAGGCCGTCCAGCAACAAGAACAGGGAAAGGACGCCGATGCTGCTTAGCCTCGCCGTGTGGCTGCAGACGCTGGGACCGGAGTTCGGTTTCCTGCGCGTATTCCAGTACATCACCTTCCGCGCCGTGATGGCGGCGCTGACGGCGCTGCTGATCGGGCTGATCGCGGGGCCCTGGGTGATCCGGCGGCTGACCGAGCTGAAGATCGGCCAGCCGGTGCGCGACTACGCGATGCAGACCCACCTGTCCAAGCGCGGCACGCCGACCATGGGCGGCGTGCTGGTGCTGCTGTCGATCGCGCTGGCCACCCTGCTGTGGTTCGACCTGTCGAACCGCTTCGTCTGGATCGTGCTGGTGGTCACGCTCGGCTTCGGCATGATCGGCTGGGCCGACGACTGGCGCAAGGTCGTCAACAAGGACCCGGAGGGCATGCCCTCGCGCGAGAAGTATTTCTGGCAGTCGGTGATCGGCCTGATCGCCGCGCTGTACCTGGTGTTCAGCATCTCCGAGAGCAGCAACACCCGGGTGGTGGAACTGTTCTTCGCCTGGGTGCAGTCGGGCTTCGACCTCGACCTGCCGCCCAAGGCCGGCCTGCTGGTGCCCTTCTTCAAGGAGGTGAGCTACCCGCTGGGCGTGTTCGGCTTCGTGATCCTGACCTACGTGGTGATCGTCGGCGCCAGCAACGCCGTCAACCTGACCGACGGCCTGGACGGGCTGGCGATCATGCCGGTGGTGATGGTCGGCTCGGCGCTGGGCGTGTTCGCCTACGTCACCGGCAGTGCGGTGTACTCGAAGTACCTGCTGTTCCCGCACATTCCGGGCTCGGGCGAGCTGCTGATCTTCTGCGCCGCCATGGCCGGCGCCGGGCTGGCCTTCCTGTGGTTCAACACCCACCCGGCCCAGGTGTTCATGGGCGACGTCGGCGCGCTGGCGCTGGGCGGCGCGCTCGGCACCATCGCCGTGATCGTGCGCCAGGAGATCGTGCTGGCCATCATGGGCGGCGTGTTCGTCGCCGAGGCGATCTCGGTGATGGCGCAGGTGGCGTACTTCAAGTACACGCGCCGGCGCTACGGCGAAGGCCGCCGCATCCTCAAGATGGCGCCACTGCACCACCACTACGAAAAGAGCGGCTGGACCGAAACCCAGGTCGTGGTGCGCTTCTGGATCATCACCATGCTGCTGTGCCTGGTGGGCCTGTCCACGCTGAAGCTCAGGTGAAGGCGATGCACGACGGCTCCTCCCCGCGCAGCGTGCTCATCCTCGGCCTCGGCGAGTCCGGGCTGGCCATGGCGCGCTGGTGCGTGCGCGCCGGCGACCGGGTGACGGTGGCCGACACGCGCGCCCAGCCGCCGCGGCTGGCGGACCTGCGCGAAGAGCTGCCGCAGGCGCAATTCGTCGCGGGCGAGTTCGACGCCGGCCTGCTGGAGGGCGTGGTGCTGGTGTTCCGCAGCCCGGGTGTGACGCCGCAGCAGGCGGCGCCGCTGCTGCAGGCGGCCGCCGAGCGCGGCATCCCGGTGGGCGGCGAACTGGACCTGTTCACGCAGGGGCTGGCGCGCCTGCGCGAGGAGCAGGGCTACGCGCCGGCCGTGCTGGCAGTGACCGGCACCAACGGCAAGACCACCGTGACGGCGCTGACCGGCCAGCTGGTCGAGCGCAGCGGTCGCACGGTGGCGGTGGCCGGCAACATCGGCCCGACCCTGCTGGACACGCTGGCGGCCAAGGCCGACGCGCAGGCGCTGCCGCAGGTCTGGGTGCTGGAGCTGTCCAGCTTCCAGCTCGACGCCAGTGGCAGTTTCGAGCCGACCGCGGCCGCCGTGCTGAACCTGACGCAGGACCATCTGGACTGGCACGGCAGCATGGAAGCCTATGCCGCGGCCAAGGCGCGCATCTTCGGCGAACGCACGCTGATGATCCTCAACCGCGAGGACCCGCGCGTGATGCAGATGCTGCCGCCGCCGGTCAAGGTCCGCGGCGGCCGGCTGGCGCAGCGCGAGCACCTGACCTTCGGCGGCGACATGCCGCAGCGGCCGGGCGACTTCGGCATCGAGGTGGTCAACGGCATGGCCTGGCTGGTGCGCGCCTTCGAGGCCGACGAGACCCAGAAGCGGCGCAAGGACGAGGAAGTGGAGCTCCACATCCAGCGCCTGATGCCGGTTGAGGCGCTGCGCATCCGCGGCCGCCACAACGCGGCCAATGCGCTGGCGGCGCTGGCCTTGGCCAGCGCCGGCGGCGCGCAGCTGGCGCCCATGCTGTACGGCCTGCGCGAGTACCGCGGCGAGCCGCACCGCGTCGAACCCGTGGGCATCGTGGGCGAAGTCGAGTATTTCGACGACAGCAAGGGCACCAACGTGGGGGCCACGGTGGCCGCGCTGGCCGGCCTGGGCGCCGAGCGCAAGCTGGTGGTGATCCTGGGTGGCGACGGCAAGGGGCAGGACTTCGCACCGCTGGCCGAGCCGGTCGCGCGGTTCGCGCGGGCGGTGGTGCTGATCGGCCGCGATGGGCCGGTCATCCGCGCCGCGCTCGCAGGCGCCGGCGTGCCGCTGCTGGACGCCGCCACGATGGAAGAAGCGGTGCGCACCGCCGCGCAGCGCGCCCACGCCAGCGACGCCGTGCTGATGTCGCCGGCCTGCGCCAGCTTCGACATGTTCCGCAACTACCCGCACCGCGCCGAGGTGTTTCGCGCTGCGGTGCAGGCGCTGGCCGACGAAGCCGGCACGGGGCTGGAGGGCGCCGCATGAACGCGCTGGTGGCCCGCCTGGGTGGCCTGTTCGGCGGCGGCGGCCGTCCGTCCGCGCGCGGCTATCGAACCGCCGGCGCGCCGGCGCGCATCCAGGCCTTCGACCAGCCGCTCCTCTGGGTCACGGTGGCGCTACTGGCGTTCGGGCTGGTGATGGTGTATTCGGCCTCGATCGCGCTGCCGGACAACCCCAAGTTCGCGCGCTACGCCCACACCCATTTCCTGCTGCGGCACTTCCTGTCGCTGGGGCTGGGCTTCGTGGTGGCGCTGCTGGCCTTCCAGGTGCCGGTGGCCACCTGGGAGAAGGTCGCGCCCTGGCTGTTCATCGCCTCGCTGGGGCTGCTGGTGTTGGTGCTGATCCCGGGCATCGGCAAGGGCGTCAACGGCGCGCGCCGCTGGATCGGGCTGGGTGCGATGAGCTTCCAGCCGTCGGAACTCGCCAAGTTCGCGGTGCTCCTCTACGCGTCGGACTACATGGTGCGCCGGATGGGCGTGAAGGAACGCTTCTTCCGCGCCGTGCTGCCGATGGCCGCGGCGGTGGCCATCGTCGGCTCGCTGCTGCTGGCCGAGCCCGACATGGGCGCCTTCATGGTGATCGCCGTCATCGCCATGGGCATCCTGTTCCTGGGCGGGGTGAACGCGCGCATGTTCTTCCTCATCGCCACCGTGATCGTGGTGGCCTTCGCGCTGATGATCGCCTTCTCCGACTGGCGGCGCGAGCGCATCTTCGCCTACCTCGATCCCTGGAGCGAGAAGCACGCGCTGGGCAAGGGCTACCAGCTGTCGCACTCGCTGATCGCGATCGGCCGCGGCGAGATCTTCGGCGTCGGCCTGGGCGGCAGCGTCGAGAAGCTGCACTGGCTGCCGGAGGCGCACACCGACTTCCTGCTGGCCGTGATCGGCGAGGAGTTCGGGCTGCTCGGCCTGCTGGCCGTGATCGCCGCCTTCTTCTGGCTGACGCGCCGCATCGTCCACATCGGCCGCCAGGCGGTGGCGCTGGACCGCGTGTTCGCCGGCCTGGTGGCGCAGGGCGTGGGCCTGTGGATCGGGTTCCAGGCGTTCATCAACATGGGCGTCAACCTGGGCGCGCTGCCGACCAAGGGGCTGACCCTGCCGCTCATGAGCTACGGCGGCTCGGCGGTCCTGATGAACATCGTGGCAATCGCGGTGGTGCTGCGCATCGACTACGAGAACCGCGTCCTGATGCGGGGAGGGCGCAAATGACCCGGTGCGTCCTGGTCATGGCCGGCGGCACCGGCGGCCACATCTTCCCGGGCCTGGCGGTGGCCGAGGCGCTGCGCGAGCGCGCGTGGCGCGTGCACTGGCTGGGCGCGCCGGGCAGCATGGAAAGCCGGCTGGTGCCCCCGCGCGGTTTCGCCTTCGAACCGGTCGACTTCGGCGGTGTCCGCGGCAAGGGCCCGGTCACGCTGGCGCTGCTGCCGCTGCGGCTGCTGCGCGCGTTCTGGCAAAGCCTGCGGGTGGTGCGCCGCGTCAAGCCCGACGTCGTGGTCGGCCTGGGCGGCTACATCACCTTCCCGGGCGGGATGATGGGCGTGCTGCTCGGCAAGCCGCTGGTGCTGCACGAGCAGAACTCGGTGGCCGGCATGGCCAACAAGGTCCTGGCCGGCGTCGCCGACCGCGTCTTCACCGCCTTCCCCGATGTGCTGCCCAAGGCGCGCTGGATCGGCAACCCGCTGCGCGCGGCCTTCCTGCAGCAGCCGCCGCCGGCCGAGCGCCTGGCCGGCCGCAGCGGCCCGCTCAAGGTGCTGGTGGTCGGCGGCAGCCTGGGCGCGCGCGCGCTCAACGAGGTGGTGCCCAAGGCGCTGGCCCTGATCGCGCCCGAGCGCCGCCCGCAGGTGCTGCACCAGAGCGGCGCCAAGCAGATCGACGAGCTGCGCGCCAACTACGCCGCCGCCGGCGTGCAGGCCGAGCTCACCCCCTTCATCGACGAGACGGCGGGCGCCTTCGCCGAGGCCGACCTGGTGATCTGCCGGGCCGGCGC
The sequence above is a segment of the Ramlibacter tataouinensis genome. Coding sequences within it:
- the hslV gene encoding ATP-dependent protease subunit HslV translates to MEPFHGTTILSVRRKTPDGRWQVALGGDGQVTLGNVVVKGTARKVRKLYHDKVLAGFAGATADAFTLFERFEAKLEKHQGHLVRAAIELTKDWRTDRVLRRLEAMLAVADRDASLIITGNGDVLEPEHGIVAIGSGGSYAQAAARALLENSELGATDIVKKSLEIAGELCIYTNMNHTIEVLE
- the hslU gene encoding ATP-dependent protease ATPase subunit HslU, with product MSSMTPQEIVSELDRHIVGQADAKRAVAIALRNRWRRQQVDEKLRPEITPKNILMIGPTGVGKTEIARRLAKLADAPFIKVEATKFTEVGYVGKDVDSIVRDLAEMAVKQTRVAEMRKVRTRAEDAAEERVLDVLMPGVGADSAARQSFRKKLREGQLDDKEIEIDVAEARPQLEIMGPAGMEEMTEQLRGMFSQFGGQRRKTRKLKIAEAMKLLTDEEAAKLVNEDEIKAQAIHNAEQNGIVFIDEIDKVASRSETSGADVSRQGVQRDLLPLVEGTTVSTKYGPVRTDHILFIASGAFHLAKPSDLIPELQGRLPIRVELQSLSVQDFEAILTSTHASLVKQYQALLATENVSLAFTPEGITRLAHIAYEVNERTENIGARRLSTVMERLLDEVSFEAARLDGQTVTIDAAYVDARLAALSRNEDLSRYIL
- the mraZ gene encoding division/cell wall cluster transcriptional repressor MraZ, coding for MFQGASSVSLDAKGRLSVPTRHRDVLAATAANHLTITRHPHGCLMIFPRPEWEKFRDRIAALPMDAQWWKRIFLGNAMDVELDATGRVLVSPELRAAAGITRDTMLLGMGNHFELWDKATYEAKEAEAMRGQMPDVFKDFSF
- the rsmH gene encoding 16S rRNA (cytosine(1402)-N(4))-methyltransferase RsmH, giving the protein MDTQWQHTTVLLNEAVDALLTRPDASYVDATFGRGGHSRAILQRLGPQGRLVAFDKDPEAIDAAAQIADARFSIRHQGFRSLGELGPASVAGVLLDLGISSPQIDNPARGFSFRADGPLDMRMDTTRGQSVAQWLATAETGRIAEVIRDYGEERFAVPIAKAIAARRQERGPVATTAELAELVARTVKTREPGQDPATRTFQALRIFINAELEELQEALGAALDILQPGGRLVAISFHSLEDRIVKQFIARHSREVFDRRAPFAAPQPTKLRALARVRPSAGEVAGNPRARSAIMRVAERTAA
- the ftsL gene encoding cell division protein FtsL; translation: MTRLNLVLLLAVLLSAMYLVQVQYESRRLYAEIEKAQAEARKLEVEHERLKVDKRAQATPLRVERLARDQLQMRPAGPAITQYVSAAAHAPLPVFPQAGSEERP
- a CDS encoding peptidoglycan D,D-transpeptidase FtsI family protein, with translation MTRSVLYTSSPLLASKTPVWRSKFMVAGLALGFATLAGRAAWVQVFGNDFFQRQGEVRFARTLELPANRGRILDRNGLLLATSVPSPSIWAIPEDVEADKGQLAQLARLLEMSPAELARKLQDEDKTFVWLKRQVDEPVAQKIAGLGLKGIYQRMEYKRRYPEGEAAAHVVGFTNVEDHGQEGVELAFNRELAGKPGSRRVIKDRLGRIVEDVVQQVPPVDGRDLQLSIDSKVQFFAWQKLRDAVTEHKAKAGSVVVLDAQSGEVLALANYPSYSPARRQNLSGAQLRNRALTDTFEPGSTMKPFIAALALQKGLVRPDTVIQIAPGRMNIGGSTIRDSHPHAELTVEQVIQKSSNVGTVKMAMQMSPRDMWELYTEAGFGQKPQVPFPGAVSGRLRPPKTWRPIEQATMSYGYGLSASLFQLARAYTVFARDGELVPVTLLKADAPAAGVRVIEARHARAVRHMLHMTTGPGGTAQKAQTVGYSVGGKTGTAHKQEGRGYADKKYRGFFVGLAPIEQPRIVVAVMIDEPSAGKYFGGEVAAPVFSATVQQTLRLLGVQPDMNVKPLVVVDAVEESF
- a CDS encoding UDP-N-acetylmuramoyl-L-alanyl-D-glutamate--2,6-diaminopimelate ligase, giving the protein MLQLRTPAEAARWLRGRVRGQLHGDSRRVGPGDGFIAWPGAATDGRRHVPAALAQGAVACLVEREGVEPFAFRDEAIAGYAQLKAATGPIAAEYYDHPSAQLQVLAVTGTNGKTSTTWWLAQALSRLAGDPWPCAVIGTLGSGRPPQLESSGLTTPDPVLLQAAFRRFADQGLKACAIEASSIGLQERRLDGTRVAVAVFTNFSQDHLDYHGSMAAYWTAKEQLFRWPGLRATVVNVDDGKGAALADELQGSGLDLWTVSAEREARLQAVDIGYSAGGLHFEVTEGGERHALATALVGQYNVANLLGVIGAMRALGVSLAEAVRACEGLAPVPGRMERLQQPGQPLVAVDYAHTPDALDQALLALRPLAVQRGGQLWCVFGCGGERDATKRPLMAAVAEKNADRVVVTSDNPRSEKPEAIISQILLGLSHHDSVEVQADRGRAIAETIAAAAPQDVILLAGKGHEDYQEVAGVRHPFDDREHAKAALQGRPA